In the genome of Sulfurimonas sp., the window AGAGAAGTTTTCTGCCCTAGATGAAGTTGATGTTGAAGAAGTTTTAAATAGGTTAGAGGAATTAAGTGATCTAAAAAGAAGATACGGTTCTATAGAGGAAGCATTAGAGTATAAAGAAAATAAAAAAGCTGAACTTGAAAAATACGAAAATATTGAGATAACAAAAGATGAACTCCAAAAACAAGTTTCTATTTTAAACTCAGAAGTTAATACACTTGCAAATGAGTTGAGTGCTTTAAGAGAAAAAGAACTTCCTTTATTTGAAAAAGATTTAAACAGTTACTTAAAAGAGTTGTATTTAAGAGACTGTAGTGTTTCTATTAAAGAGATTCCAAACAGTGAATTTGGTAAAGATGAGATTGCTATTGTTCTTAACAATACGTCTTTAGATAAAATTAGTACAGGTGAGTTTAACAGACTTAGACTTGCTATACTAGCTATAAAATCTGAAAATATGGATAAAAACGGCGGTGTGTTGATGCTTGATGAGATAGATGCAAACCTAAGTGGTGAAGAGTCTATGAGTGTTGCAAAGGTTCTTAAAAAGCTCTCAAAACACTTTCAAATATTTGTAATATCGCATCAACCTCAATTAACTTCTATGGGTGATCAACACTTTTTAGTCAAAAAGATAGATGATGAATCAAAAGTAGTTGAATTGGATTTTGATAGCAGAATAGATGAGATAGCAAGAATCATTAGCGGAGATAAAATAACTCCTGAAGCTAAAAAGTTTGCAAGAGAGCTATTAGAGGGATAAAATGATAATTGATACACATATACACTTAGACGATTCACGCTATGATGATGACTTGGATGAAGTTCTAGATAGGGCAAAAAAAGGCGGAGTTGAGCGTTTTATAATACCTGGTGCTGATGCAGATACATTAGAGAAAGCAATTGCAATATCTGAAAAATATGATGATGTATATTTTGCAGTCGGAATACATCCGTACGATTTAGATGGCTTTGATGAGTTAGTATTTGATAAATATGTAAATCATAAAAAATGTGTAGCTATTGGTGAATGTGGGCTTGATTACTTTCGTTTAGAAGGAAGTGATGAAGAAAAACAAGCAGAAAAAGATAAGCAAAAAGAGATTTTTGTAAAACAGATAGAGATTGCAAAAAAGTACAAAAAACCACTAATTGTACATATACGTGATGCATCTGTGGATTCTAAAAATATTTTAATTGAAAATAATGCATCTGAAGTAGGTGGTGTTTTACACTGTTTCAATGCAGACGAACAGCTTCTTAGTTTAAGTGATAATGGTTTTTATTTTGGAATAGGAGGAGTGCTTACATTTAAGAATGCAAAAAAATTAGTAAATGTGTTACCAAAAATACCATATGAAAAATTAGTAATAGAGACAGATGGTCCATACCTTACTCCAACACCGCATAGAGGGGAGAGAAATGAACCTTTATATACGACCTTTGTTGCAAGTAAAATGGCTGAGTTGTTAGAGACGGATGTTGATGAAATTAAAAAAACTACCTCTAAGAATGCTTTAAAACTTTTTTTTAACTAATTTTAGATAAAATGTAACTTTTATTTTACATATAAAGTTACATAATTTGAAATATTTTTTATTATTAATCATACCGTTTACACTATTTGCTAACCTAAATTATGCTTTTAACCATAATGAAGAGGTTAAAATTTTAGACTCTTTTGATATAGATGCACCTTTTTTATTTGATAAAACACTTAATGAGATGCGCAATAGAAACAGCCAAATCTATAGAAGTAAACACTTCTTTCAAGCTATGGATGATGCTTATATCTATATTCCTGAGATTAAAAAAATTCTTTCACAGCATAACATTCCGGCAGAATTTTTATATTTGGCAATGGCTGAATCAAATTTTTCAAACCGTGCATATTCAAAAAAAAGAGCAGCAGGGTTATGGCAGTTTATGCCTCGTACAGGTAAATCCTTTGGTTTAAAAATAGATGAATACGTAGATGAGAGACGTGATCCAATTAAGTCTACAAAAGCCGCAGCTAAATATCTATCAAGTCTACATGAAAGATTTGGAAAATGGTACCTAGCAGCAATCGCTTATAACTGTGGTGGCGGCAGACTTAGTAAGGGAATTAAAGAAGCTAAAACGGATGATTTAAGTGTGCTTTTGAATCCAAAGAAAAAATATCTTCCTCGTGAGAGCAGGTTATATATTAGAAAAATTTTAGCTTTGGCACTTATTGGTTATGACGATAAGTTTTTATTGGAGAGTGAGTATGCACATCTTTTAAACCGTGCAAGTGCTTTTTCGATGTCTACAATTCAGCTGCCAAGCGGTGAGTCACTTAGAAGGTTTTCAAAAACGATAGACCTGCCTCTTGGAACATTAAAAAAACTAAACAGACATCTAAAATATGATTTCGTTCCGCCTTATAAAGAAGATTATGAAGTATATATTCCTTATGTTAAGTTAAGCGAGTTTAAACAAAAATACAAAAGAGATTCTGTAAAAAATATATATAAAGTACATGTTGTCTCAAATGGTGATAACCTTTCATATATAGGTAAAAAATACGGAGTACCTTATAAAGTGATAATGGATTTTAATAATCTAAAACATACACGCCTGAAGCTTAGACAGAAGCTTGTAATTCCTATTGATCTGACTTCAAAAACAACAAAAATAAAAACAAAACATTATTATTTAGTGAAAAAAGGCGATACACTAGAGTCTATATCTAAAGCTCATAGAGTAAGTATTCAAAATATTAAAAAACAAAATAAGCTGCGCGGTAGTTTAATAAAAGTAGGTGAAAGGTTAAAGCTATATGAATAAATTTTTTTATTTATTTCTAATATTTTTAACTCTTTTTTTTGCAGGCTGTAGTACTAGAGGTAAAGGTGTGTATAGAACATATTCCGAACCTAAAACTTACTCAAGTAATAGTTCAGCCCATTCACAGGTTATGGATAGAAAGTCATATTCTCATCCTACAATGAGACCATACGTTATTCGTGGAATAAAATATTATCCAAGTGTAGTAGCAGCAGGAGATAACTTTGACGGGATTGCTAGTTGGTATGGACCTGATTTTCACGGAAAGCTGACTTCAAACGGAGAAACTTATAATATGCATGATATGACTGCCGCTCATAAAACCTTTCCGATGAATACGATTGTAAAGGTTACAAATGTGGAAAATGGACAATCAACAGTTGTTAGAGTAAATGATAGAGGACCTTTTGTAGGTACTAGAATCATAGATCTTTCAAATGCTGCAGCACATAAGATAGACATGGTTAAAAAAGGTACGGCAAAAGTAAGGCTTGAAGTGCTTGGCTTCCAGGGTAAAGGGAGTACGAAAATTCATCCTACTCATAAACTTAAAAAAACTCCTCATGAATCGGATATAGCCGATTATGCTATTCAGATAGGTTCTTTTTCAAGATTTGAAGGTGCTTTGAGTACACAGCAAAAATATGATGGACAAGACGGATATAAAACAGTTAT includes:
- a CDS encoding TatD family hydrolase gives rise to the protein MIIDTHIHLDDSRYDDDLDEVLDRAKKGGVERFIIPGADADTLEKAIAISEKYDDVYFAVGIHPYDLDGFDELVFDKYVNHKKCVAIGECGLDYFRLEGSDEEKQAEKDKQKEIFVKQIEIAKKYKKPLIVHIRDASVDSKNILIENNASEVGGVLHCFNADEQLLSLSDNGFYFGIGGVLTFKNAKKLVNVLPKIPYEKLVIETDGPYLTPTPHRGERNEPLYTTFVASKMAELLETDVDEIKKTTSKNALKLFFN
- a CDS encoding transglycosylase SLT domain-containing protein; the protein is MKYFLLLIIPFTLFANLNYAFNHNEEVKILDSFDIDAPFLFDKTLNEMRNRNSQIYRSKHFFQAMDDAYIYIPEIKKILSQHNIPAEFLYLAMAESNFSNRAYSKKRAAGLWQFMPRTGKSFGLKIDEYVDERRDPIKSTKAAAKYLSSLHERFGKWYLAAIAYNCGGGRLSKGIKEAKTDDLSVLLNPKKKYLPRESRLYIRKILALALIGYDDKFLLESEYAHLLNRASAFSMSTIQLPSGESLRRFSKTIDLPLGTLKKLNRHLKYDFVPPYKEDYEVYIPYVKLSEFKQKYKRDSVKNIYKVHVVSNGDNLSYIGKKYGVPYKVIMDFNNLKHTRLKLRQKLVIPIDLTSKTTKIKTKHYYLVKKGDTLESISKAHRVSIQNIKKQNKLRGSLIKVGERLKLYE
- a CDS encoding septal ring lytic transglycosylase RlpA family protein, translated to MNKFFYLFLIFLTLFFAGCSTRGKGVYRTYSEPKTYSSNSSAHSQVMDRKSYSHPTMRPYVIRGIKYYPSVVAAGDNFDGIASWYGPDFHGKLTSNGETYNMHDMTAAHKTFPMNTIVKVTNVENGQSTVVRVNDRGPFVGTRIIDLSNAAAHKIDMVKKGTAKVRLEVLGFQGKGSTKIHPTHKLKKTPHESDIADYAIQIGSFSRFEGALSTQQKYDGQDGYKTVIKDIDNGKSRSFKVWLQGFRSEKEARDYKASSEFYSSFIVRDN